In one window of Hevea brasiliensis isolate MT/VB/25A 57/8 chromosome 10, ASM3005281v1, whole genome shotgun sequence DNA:
- the LOC110651447 gene encoding guanosine nucleotide diphosphate dissociation inhibitor At5g09550: MDEEYDVVVLGTGLKECILSGLLSVDGLKVLHMDRNDYYGGESSSLNLNQLWKRFRSGDKPPENLGASRDYNVDMIPKFMMANGALVRILIHTDVTKYLNFKAVDGSFVYNKGKIHKVPANDVEALKSPLMGLFEKRRARKFFIYVQDYDENDPKSHEGLDLNKVKARDVISKYGLDDNTVDFIGHALALYLDENYLDEPALDFVKRMKLYAESLARFRGGSPYIYPLYGLGELPQAFARLSAVYGGTYMLCKPECKVEFDADGKAFGVTSEGETAKCKKVVCDPSYLPDKVKKIGKVARAICIMSHPIPNTNNSHSVQVILPQKQLKRKSDMYLFCCSYTHNVAPKGKYIAFVTTEAETDDPQTELKPGIDLLGPVDEIFFDTYDRYEPNNQHDVDNCFISTSYDATTHFETTVQDVINMYSKITGKTLDLSVDLSAASAATEEE; encoded by the exons ATGGATGAAGAATACGACGTCGTAGTACTCGGAACAGGTCTCAAAGAATGCATTCTCAGCGGTTTACTCTCCGTCGATGGACTCAAA GTGCTGCATATGGATAGAAATGACTATTATGGAGGAGAGTCCAGTTCCCTCAATCTAAACCAG CTTTGGAAGCGATTTAGGAGTGGGGACAAACCCCCAGAAAATTTGGGCGCAAGCAGAGACTATAATGTTGATATGATCCCTAAG TTCATGATGGCCAACGGTGCCTTGGTTCGCATTCTCATCCACACAGATGTTACTAAATATCTGAATTTCAAGGCCGTGGATGGTAGTTTTGTGTACAACAAAGGAAAG ATACACAAAGTACCAGCTAATGATGTGGAAGCATTAAAATCCCCACTTATGGGCTTGTTTGAGAAGCGTCGTGCTAGAAAGTTTTTCATTTATGTTCAAGACTACGATGAGAATGATCCCAAGTCTCATGAAGGGCTGGACCTCAACAAGGTTAAAGCTAGAGATGTTATATC GAAATATGGGCTGGATGATAATACAGTTGACTTCATAGGGCATGCGTTGGCACTTTATTTGGATGAAAATTACTTGGATGAGCCTGCTCTGGATTTTGTGAAGAGAATGAAG CTATATGCGGAATCTTTAGCACGCTTTCGGGGAGGATCTCCCTACATTTATCCCCTCTATGGACTAGGAGAGCTACCACAG GCATTTGCTCGTTTGAGTGCTGTTTATGGTGGCACCTACATGCTTTGCAAGCCAGAATGCAAG GTAGAATTTGATGCAGATGGGAAGGCCTTTGGAGTGACATCAGAGGGAGAAACTGCAAAATGCAAAAAAGTAGTATGCGACCCTTCATATTTGCCAGACAAG GTAAAAAAGATTGGAAAAGTAGCTCGTGCTATATGTATTATGAGTCATCCAATCCCAAATACCAATAATTCTCACTCGGTCCAGGTTATTCTTCCCCAGAAACAACTCAAGCGAAAATCAGATAT GTACCTTTTCTGCTGCTCCTATACTCACAATGTAGCTCCAAAAGGGAAATACATTGCTTTTGTTACAACAGAAGCAGAGACTGATGATCCTCAAACGGAGTTGAAGCCAGGCATAGATCTCCTTGGACCTGTAGACGAAATATTTTTTGACACATACGATAGATACGAGCCCAATAACCAACACGATGTTGACAATTGTTTCATATCCACA AGTTATGATGCAACCACACATTTTGAGACCACAGTACAAGATGTGATTAACATGTACAGCAAGATAACTGGAAAG ACACTTGACCTGTCAGTGGATCTGAGTGCTGCCAGTGCAGCCACCGAAGAAGAATGA
- the LOC110651448 gene encoding very-long-chain (3R)-3-hydroxyacyl-CoA dehydratase PASTICCINO 2 has translation MAGVFELLRRLYLTLYNWTVFVGWAQVLFLAVRTLKESGHEHVYNSVEKPLLLAQTAAVLEILHGLVGLVRSPITATLPQIGSRLYVTWGILYSFPEIRTHFLVSSLVISWSITEIIRYSFFGTKEALGFAPSWLMWLRYSTFFLLYPTGISSEVGLIYFALPYIKKSDKYCVRMPNTWNFSFDYFYAAILVLGVYVPGSPHMYSYMLGQRKKALSKSKRE, from the exons ATGGCGGGTGTTTTCGAACTCCTGAGGCGCCTTTACCTCACCCTCTATAACTGGACCGTCTTCGTTGGCTG GGCTCAGGTGTTGTTTCTTGCTGTGAGAACTTTGAAGGAATCAGGCCATGAACATGTCTATAATTCTGTTGAGAAACCTCTTCTTCTCGCTCAGACTGCTGCCGTTTTGGAG ATTCTTCATGGTCTAGTGG GCTTGGTGAGATCTCCAATAACTGCAACACTGCCACAGATAGGTTCAAGATTGTATGTAACATGGGGCATCTTATATAGCTTCCCAGAG ATTCGAACTCACTTTCTTGTTAGTTCTTTGGTCATCAGCTGGTCAATCACTGAG ATAATTCGATATTCTTTCTTTGGCACAAAAGAGGCTCTTGGTTTTGCACCTTCATGGCTCATGTGGCTCAG ATATAGCACATTTTTTTTGTTGTATCCCACTGGTATCAGCAGTGAAGTTGGTCTAATATATTTTGCCTTGCCATACATCAAG AAATCTGATAAGTATTGTGTAAGGATGCCCAACACATGGAACTTTTCTTTTGATTACTTCTATGCTGCAATTCTTGTACTTGGAGTCTATGTCCCAG GCAGTCCTCATATGTACAGCTATATGCTTGGGCAGAGGAAAAAAGCGCTATCAAAATCAAAGAGGGAGTAG